The Novosphingobium terrae genome segment CATCGGCAACACCGGGCGGGTGGCCTTCACCCCGGTGTCAGGCAAGGTGGTGGAACTGCAGCGCCAGCCTGACGTGAATTTCGAGATGCTGCGCCCCTATGTGGCGGGCGAAAAGGGCCGCCAGACGCTGGAAAGCGGCGATATCGAAGGCGGTCTGGTCTGGGCCGGGCAGTCGCAGGGGCTGATCCACGATATCCCGACCTGCGCCGAGCTGATCGCCCGCATCATGGCTCAGGCGGAAGCCGTGGCCGCCCGTCTGGGGGCGATGGCCACGGCGTAACCCCTGTTAGCCCGCTGCCGCGCGCGGTGGCGGCGGGCTGCCGCCCTGGCGGGCCAGCAGCATATCGATGCATTGCAGGGTCTGGCCATAGACGATCTTCATGCGATTATGCAGCTCGGTCATTTCGGCGAGGCTGTTGCCTTGCCCTGTGCGCAGGCGCTTTTCCATCACTTCTGACAGGGCCGCCATGCCGCTGGCGCCAACGATCTTGCTCGAACTCTTGATCGTATGGGCGGGCAGGACGGCCTCTTCCTTCTCGCCCAGCGCCAGCGCCTTCTCGATCTGGTTGAGGTAATCGACCGTATCGGTGCGATAGAGCGCGATCAGCTGGGGGAAGCTGCGCATGGTGGTGCGCAGGGTCTCGAAGGTGGCTTCGTCGAAGAGCGACACGCTGGACTGCTGGGGCGCGGCTTGCGCCGGAGCGGGAGCGGCAGGCCGCATCTGCGCCACCGGAGCCGGGGCAGGTGCAGGCGGCGGCACGACAGCCTGTAAGGCCGGACGGGGCTGCTGGACCGGCGCCGGAGAAGGCTGCTGCGCGATAGGCTGCTGGACCGGAGGCCTCTGTGCGATTGGTGGGGGCGGAGGCGCCAGCGGCGGCAGAGCCATATCGGGCGTCATCTCCAGCGGAGGCAGCGGGGCCTGCCCGGCCACGGACGGCGGCGGCGGCACAAAGGCCGGAGCTGCAGCCGTCAGCGGCTGGGGTGCCGCAAAGATCGGGGCCGGAGCGACCGGCGCCGGCTGGGCTACAAAGACCGGGGCAGGTGCTGCAGCCACAGGCTGCTGAGCGAACACCGGCGCCGAGGCAGGCGCCGGAACCGCCACAGGCGGAGGCGGTGCAAAAGGCGCCACGACAGGCTGCGGTGCAAAGGCCGGAGGCGTGGCCTGAGCCGCTGGGGTCAGCGCTTGCGGCGCGGCGAAGACCGAGGCCGGAGCCGGAGCAACAGGCGCGGCAACCACAGAAGCCGGTGCCGGGGCGGGAGCAGGGCTGGGCGCATCCAGCCACATCACATCGCCCGAAGCGGCATCATCCGTCAGCGGCAGCAGGCAGACCAGCACGTCGATCAGTTCGGGCACGCGCACCGGCTTGGAGAGGAAGGCGTCCATCCCGCAGGCCAGACACTTCTCGCTGTCGCCCTTCATGGCATTGGCAGTCAGGGCCACGATGGGCGTGTGCGGCACGGTGCCCGCCTTCATCATCTCGCGCAGATTGCGGGTGGCGTCATAGCCATCCATATTCGGCATGCGGCAATCCATCAGGATGATGTCGAACTTCTGTTCCTGAGCGGCGGTGAGCGCCTTGCGACCGTCGCTGGCGGTGGTGATCGCAAAGCCGAAGTCCTGCATCAGCTCGGAAATCACCAGCTGGTTGACGGTGTTGTCATCCACCACAAGGCAGGTCTTGCCGTCGAAACGCACGGTGCTGTTGGCATCGGGGCCAAGCACGGTGGGCCAGCTTTCCTGATTGGCCGAAGACTGCACGGCAGGCGTGGCAGGCGCCACCGCGCCGCCGCTGCGGTTGATCAGCGTGCTGAGCGCGCGTTCCAGATCTTCCGGCAGGAAGGGCTTGCACAGCGCCTTGTCGAAACCGCTGTAGCGCTGGTGCATCTGCTTGTCGGCCAGCAGGATCGCCCAGCCGCCGCCGTTCAGCACATTCTGCGCCGCGATCCGCGTCCAGCCGTCATAGGCGGCATGCACATCCTGCGCTTCGTCAAGGATCAGGCCGGAGAGGTCCAGACTGTTGCCCGGGGCCAAAGCACGCACTGCCTCATCCATCGAGGCAAAGGCTTGCAGGCGCAGCCCGGCCTTGGCCAGC includes the following:
- a CDS encoding hybrid sensor histidine kinase/response regulator, with the protein product MSTLFKRHLMAIVLGFVGLLAVIFTASALTGMNRLGRAQFLAQAQAHETELGTQIDHLALRLKDAANYVNADVATYPAQKVSGNLTGTPYVLDQGFLAVADHLRHSGMGHGVQPSEQTAGEIDHLRAMAQATPSFVHVVAAKQFPALFGLEKPDALVLLQSQPVAGPNDRLTYVVFDFARLCRDEASRSDFANSWSIRAISTPGSEAVDVGCTTTRENATSGFFMPSEDMIHTLPLTRAVGLEIHTERLLPMKASVVTMLAFALIAVAAIAVAAVLSRRWQHQASAELMEAVHTAQAAAASKDEFLANMSHEIRTPLNGVLGMAELLGRRNLSETDMRYVDQIRNSGSALLAILNDVLDLAKIDQGMLAIDPIRTNLYQLLQDVLGLYAGKAHEKNVSLMIDVDPQVPKWAMIDPTRLRQILGNLVSNAVKFTENGEIMAQIATGMSQGRECLTISVRDTGIGMTPEQQASLFERFTQAEAGTARKFGGTGLGLSIVRQLCTLMGGEISVESQYGKGSTFIARLPLERLDGETASQPMTTLGVGLVTPSPFVRQVVERVLAKAGLRLQAFASMDEAVRALAPGNSLDLSGLILDEAQDVHAAYDGWTRIAAQNVLNGGGWAILLADKQMHQRYSGFDKALCKPFLPEDLERALSTLINRSGGAVAPATPAVQSSANQESWPTVLGPDANSTVRFDGKTCLVVDDNTVNQLVISELMQDFGFAITTASDGRKALTAAQEQKFDIILMDCRMPNMDGYDATRNLREMMKAGTVPHTPIVALTANAMKGDSEKCLACGMDAFLSKPVRVPELIDVLVCLLPLTDDAASGDVMWLDAPSPAPAPAPASVVAAPVAPAPASVFAAPQALTPAAQATPPAFAPQPVVAPFAPPPPVAVPAPASAPVFAQQPVAAAPAPVFVAQPAPVAPAPIFAAPQPLTAAAPAFVPPPPSVAGQAPLPPLEMTPDMALPPLAPPPPPIAQRPPVQQPIAQQPSPAPVQQPRPALQAVVPPPAPAPAPVAQMRPAAPAPAQAAPQQSSVSLFDEATFETLRTTMRSFPQLIALYRTDTVDYLNQIEKALALGEKEEAVLPAHTIKSSSKIVGASGMAALSEVMEKRLRTGQGNSLAEMTELHNRMKIVYGQTLQCIDMLLARQGGSPPPPRAAAG